TGGGACTTGCTTACAAAGCCGCACTTTATCGGGTTTGCCAACTATGCGGACGTGTTTCATGAGGAGAAGTCGCGTATTGCGATCGGCAATACTTTTAAATTTATTATCGGTTATGTGCCGCTCGTGCTGGTATCCAGTCTGGCGCTGGCCATACTTTTGAACCGTAAAATCCGCTTTCAGGCTTTTTACAGAGCGGCGGTTTTCGTGCCCGTCATTACTTCCTGGGTTGCTGTATCGATCATTTGGCGGTGGATATTGAACGGACAAAGCGGACTCCTGAATTACTTGTTGTCGCAGATTGGCATTCAAGGGCCGATCTGGTTATCGGATTTCTTCTGGGCGATGCCCTCCATCATCATGGTAAGCGTGTGGAAGGATGTCGGATTTTTCGCCATCATTTTCCTGGCCGGTCTTCAGGAAATAGCGGGCGAGTACTATGAAGCTGCGCAAATAGACGGGGCGACTCCGTTGCAACAACAATTAAAAATTTCGCTGCCGATGATAACGCCTTCAATATTTTTCGTTGTTGTGATTGCCATGATCAATTCATTTCAATTGTTTGACCAGGTATTGGTGATGACAAACGGCGGGCCCGCCGGCGCAACCAGTTCGATCGTTGAGCAAATTTTCAAAAACGCGTTCAAAAGCGGCAGAATGGGTTTTGCCGCAGCGCAATCGTGGGTGTTGTTCGGATTCATCTTCGTTGTGACGTTGTTGCAGTATCAGTTGCAGAAAAGGTGGGTCAATTATGATCGATAAAAATGCATTGTTGCGCGACATGATTACTCATTTGATTTTGTTGGTTGCTGTTGTCATCCTGACGGTTCCGTTTATATGGATGTTGTCTGGCGCTTTCAAGGATACGCTAGAGGTTGTGAAACTGCCGCCGCGATTTCTGCCTTCAAAG
This DNA window, taken from Bacilli bacterium, encodes the following:
- a CDS encoding sugar ABC transporter permease, with translation MAGENKFKKWLAVLIFLLPGLAGLVLFNLYPILVSAYLSLTDWDLLTKPHFIGFANYADVFHEEKSRIAIGNTFKFIIGYVPLVLVSSLALAILLNRKIRFQAFYRAAVFVPVITSWVAVSIIWRWILNGQSGLLNYLLSQIGIQGPIWLSDFFWAMPSIIMVSVWKDVGFFAIIFLAGLQEIAGEYYEAAQIDGATPLQQQLKISLPMITPSIFFVVVIAMINSFQLFDQVLVMTNGGPAGATSSIVEQIFKNAFKSGRMGFAAAQSWVLFGFIFVVTLLQYQLQKRWVNYDR